The window AGGCTAACTCTGAGCACTGCCGCCATAAGATTTTTAATGCCGATTGGACGATTGATGGTCAGAAACAGGCGAAATCGCTGTTTAAGATGATCAAAAACACCAATGAAAAGCACAGCGATTATGTGTTGTCTGCGTATAAAGATAACGCCGCCGTGATGGAAGGCAGTGAAGCGGGCCGTTTCTTCCCAAGCCCGGAAACTGGCGAATATCAATATCATCAGGAACCGATCCACATCCTGATGAAGGTTGAAACCCACAACCATCCAACGGCGATTTCACCGTTCCCGGGTGCCGCGACTGGCTCTGGTGGTGAAATTCGTGATGAAGGCGCAACCGGTCGTGGTTCTAAACCAAAAGCCGGTTTAAGTGGTTTCACGGTGTCTAACCTGCAGATCCCTGGTCATCATCAGCCGTGGGAAACTAACTTCGGTAAACCGAATCGCATCGTTAGTGCATTGGACATCATGATTGATGGCCCTCTGGGGAGTGCGGCATTTAACAACGAATTTGGTCGTCCGAACATTCTGGGTTACTTCCGCACCTATGAAGAAAAAGTGCCAAGCCATAACGGTGACGAGATCCGTGGTTATCACAAGCCAATCATGCTGGCGGGTGGCTTAGGTAACATTCGAGGCGAACACGTACAAAAAGGCGAGATCTCTGTCGGCGCCAAACTGGTCGTGCTGGGTGGCCCGGCCATGAACATCGGTTTGGGCGGTGGCGCTGCATCTTCCATGACTTCAGGCCAATCTGCCGAAGATCTGGATTTTGCTTCTGTACAACGTGAAAACCCAGAAATGGAACGTCGTTGTCAGGAAGTGATCGACCGTTGCTGGCAAATGGGCGAACACAACCCGATCCTGTTTATCCACGACGTCGGTGCCGGTGGTCTGTCGAATGCGATGCCGGAACTGGTGAATGACGGTGGCCGTGGCGGTAATTTCTCACTGCGCGCTATTCCGAACGATGAGCCAGGCATGACGCCGCTGGAGATCTGGTGTAACGAATCACAAGAACGTTATGTGCTGGCTGTAGCCGCTGATCAATTGCCTCTGTTTGAAGAGCTGTGCCGTCGTGAGCGCGCGCAGTATGCGGTGATTGGTGAAGCGACTGAAGCGCAACATCTGACACTGAATGACAGCCATTTCGATAATAAACCGATTGATATGCCACTGGATGTATTGCTGGGTAAAGCCCCTAAAATGCATCGTGAAGTGAGTACACTGTCAGCAAAAGGCAAACCGTTAGATCTGAGCGGTGTTACCGTGAAAGATGCGGCGGAACGCATCATGCGTCTGCCTACCGTGGCAGAAAAAACCTTCCTGATCACCATCGGTGACCGTACCGTAACCGGTCTGGTTGCGCGCGATCAGATGGTTGGCCCTTGGCAGATCCCGGTTGCGGATTGCGGCGTGACTGCTGCGTCTTACGACACCTATGCAGGTGAAGCGATGTCGATGGGTGAGCGTTCACCGATTGCACTGCTTGACCATGCTGCTTCTGCACGTATGTCGGTAGCAGAGTCATTGACTAACATCGCCGCCACGCAAATTGGCGATCTGAAACGCGTTAAGTTGTCAGCAAACTGGATGGCTGCAGCCGGTCACCCTGGTGAAGATGCGGGTCTGTATGCGGCAGTGAAAGCGGTGGGTGAAGAACTGTGCCCTGAGCTGGAACTGACCATTCCAGTGGGTAAAGACTCTATGTCGATGAAAACCCGCTGGCAGCAAGATGATGAGCAGAAAGAGGTGATTGCACCGCTGTCGCTGATCATTACGGCATTTGCGCGTGTGGATGATGTGCGTAATACCGTGACGCCACAACTGCGTACCGATAAAGGCGAAACCGACCTGATTTTAATCGACTTGGGTAGCGGTAAAAACCGTCTGGGTGCATCTTGTCTGGCTCAGGTTTACAAACAACTGGGCGACAAAGCGCCGGATGTTGATTGCCCGGCACAGCTGAAAGGCTTCTTCAATGCGATGCAGGCACTGGTTGCTGATCGCAAACTGCTGGCTTACCACGACCGTTCCGATGGTGGTTTGTTCGTTACGCTGGCCGAAATGGCGTTTGCCGGCAAAACTGGTATCAGCGTACAGCTGGATCAGTTAGCCAGTGACGACCTGTCTGTGCTGTTTAACGAAGAGCTGGGTGCTGTCATTCAGGTTGCCCGTGCCGATAAAGAAGAGATTCTGACTATTCTGGCGGGCCATGGTCTGGCAGCCAATACCTTTGTGATTGGTACGCTGAACCAGAAAGATACACTGTGCTTTACTCGTAACGATCAGGTGGTGTTGTCTGAACCGCGTGTTCACTTCCGCAAAATTTGGGCGGAAACCACTCATCTGATGCAACGGATGCGTGATAACCCAGCCTGTGCTGACAGCGAACATCAGGCCAAACTGGATGTTAATGATCCGGGTCTGAACGTGAAACTGAGCTTCGATCTGAATCAGGATGTAGCGGCACCTTATATCGCCAAACGTGCGGCACCGAAAGTAGCGATCTTGCGTGAGCAGGGCGTGAACTCACAAAGCGAAATGGCAGCGGCATTTGATCGCGCTGGCTTCAGCGCTATCGACGTACACATGAGTGACATTCTGGAAGGTCGCCTCGATCTGGCGGAATTCCAAGGCTTAGCGGCTTGCGGCGGTTTCTCTTACGGTGACGTATTGGGTGCTGGTGAAGGTTGGGCGAAGTCGGTGCTGTTTAACAGCCGTGCGCGTGATGCGTTCCAGAGCTTCTTCCATCGCAATGATACCTTTGCGTTGGGGATCTGTAACGGTTGTCAGATGATGTCTAACTTGCATGACCTGATCCCAGGTGCTGACCTGTGGCCACGTTTTGTGCGTAACGAATCTGAGCGTTTTGAAGCCCGTTTTAGCTTGGTAGAAGTGCAGCCATCACCGTCGATCTTCTTCCAGGGCATGGCTGGTTCTCGTATGCCTATCGCGGTTTCTCATGGCGAAGGCCGTGTGGAGTTGCGTGATGTTGATCATCTGTCTGCGCTGCAAAACAGTGGTACAGTCGCGGTGAAATTCGTTGACCATTACGGTGTGGCAACAGAACGTTACCCGCTGAACCCGAACGGTTCACCAGCTGGTATCACCGGTCTGACTACTACGGATGGTCGCGTTACCATCATGATGCCGCACCCGGAACGTGTGATGCGTACGGTGGCGAACTCATGGCACCCCGACGATTGGGCAGAAAACAGCCCATGGTTACGTATGTTCCGTAACGCGCGTGTGTTTATTGGTTAAGCACCATTCATTAAACAAACGAAATAAAAGAGCCGCTGACAAAGCGGCTCTTTTTTTATCTGCGTTATACCCTTCGTACTTGAAGCTGCAGCGTCGTTGACGGCGTTCACTCACCCCAATCACATAGCATCTCTATGCTCATGCGGATTCGTTCACTTGTCGCCTTGCTGCAACTCCAATTACTTTGGCTATATGCCAATTTGATTATTGTGATAAACGGCGGGCTTGCCAGTAATAACGTTGCCAATAGGGTTGATTCAGATCGGAGATCATCACGCCTTTACTGCTCGACGCATGCAGAAACTTATTTTTATCGACCATCACGCCCACATGCCGGGTGCTATGGCCAATATTAAAGAACACCAAATCGCCGGGGCGTAATTGACGGCTGGAGACAGCGCGCCCGATATGGGCCTGACTATCCGTATCGCGGGGCAATTGCATGGCAAATTGTTCGCGAAACGTGAGTTGCATAAACGCAGAACAATCAATACCCCGACGGCTTTCACCACCAGTTCGGTAAGGAACACCTTGCCACTCCTGATATTGTTCATATAACGCAGAGCGGGCATACGCTGGATCACTTAACCCGGATGCGTAGTGTGGCGATTCCGAAATCTGACTTTGGCAGCCAACTAACAATAATGCTGACAGCATCAGCCAGAACAAAGCGAAACAAGGTAATGGGTGGTGCGGTGAACTCATTCCGTTGATCCTGTTTTATCCGTATGGAGTCTCAGTTTTCCCGGCAACAATTCAAATCGTGTGACATGCTGTTTCAACCAGCGCTGTTCTTTATCTTTGGTGTTAAGTACATACGCGGGTTGTTGTTGCAAACGACTTTGTAACCCTTGTACCAAATAACCAACGAGCGGGGCAAATTGTTGCTGCACTTCTGCCGGCTTTATCTGATAACTGGTTAATGTAAAGTTATCCAGATAGATCGCCCCCGTTTGTAAATGATAGCGGGGTTTTGCTTCAAAATCAGCGCTGATTGTACCATCGACTGAAGGTTGCCCTGGTAGGGTGAGCGTAAAGCGTCCATTACTTAATACTTGTGCCATATTGGCTTTTTGTCGTCCAAGGCGAACCTGCATCGAATCGATATTGACATCCACATCAAACAGACCCGGCAAACCATATTGTTGTTGGTATTTGGCTTTTTGGTTCACATATTGAGTTAATTCTTGTTCTGTAATGTCAATTGGCCCTGCAGTTTGGCCACTGAGAGATAGAGTTAAAAGAAGAGCGTGCAACATGATACCGCCTTATCAAATAGCCTGAACGCGGGCTCATCATAGCATTCGTTACGTATCATGCCAGAGCCGGAAAAGAAGGATTAATAAATGCGACCACAAATGACTTTACTGGATGTGCTGTATAACTTGTTTGGTTTTTTGGTCTTTGGTTTTTATACCTTACTGGTCGTTGGTATTGTGGTTCGTGTGATCATGAAACGGCGGCCGATCGGCGTTTCACTGGCGTGGCTGGCATTGATTTTGGCGATCCCGGTATTGGGTGTTTCGGCCTATTTGATACTGGGGGAAGTCCGGTTAGGGCGACGTCGGGCGCAACTGGCTCAGGCAATGTATCGACCTTATGTCGCCTGGTTGCAACATCTGGTCGCCGGGTTTCCTCATCAACCAGTAAAGCCGTCGTTTAAAGCTAATCCACTGGTAGCCTTGATCCAGTCGCGGCTGGGCATGCCGTTATTGGGTGGCAATCATCTGACGTTATTATCAGAGCCGGAAACTATTTTGGACAATCTGATAACTGATGTTCAACAGGCGAAAATTTTCTGTTATCTCGAGTTCTATATCTGGCAAGCGGGCGGACGAGTTGATGCTATCGCTGAAGCATTGATGCAAGCAGCAAAACGGGGCGTGGATTGCCGGGTCTTGCTTGATTCTGTGGGGAGTGCAGATTTTTTTGCTACCGATTGGCCGCTACGATTACGCAGTGCAGGAATTTTACTGGTGGAAGTCTTACCCGCCAAAGCATGGCGAATGCCATTCCACCGGCAAGATCTGCGAATGCATCGCAAATTAATGATTGTCGATGATCGTGTTGCTTACACCGGGTCAATGAACCTGATTGATCCTGAACTCTTCAAACGAGGGCGCGGCGTAGGTCAATGGATTGATGTCATGGTGCGGGTGCAGGGGCCGGTGGTACCGGTCATGTGGTCGTTGTTTGTGCGCGATTGGGAAATGGAAACTGGCGAACGCTTACTGGATTCTCGCCAGCATGAACCAGAATCCTGGTCCGACAGAGAACATCATGTCCAGCTCGTACCTTCCGGGCCATTTACCGGTGGTGATTGTGTGCAGCAGATTTTGTTGCAGGCGATTTATCAGGCCGAACGTAGTCTGGTTTTGACGACGCCGTATTTTGTTCCCGATGATCCCCTAGTCGCCGCGCTGCAATCGGCGGCTGATCGAGGCGTATCGGTGCAGTTGATTATTCCTGAACGTAATGATTCCCGTATGGTTAATTTTGCCTGTAATGCTTTTTTGGAGGAGTTACTGGCATCCGGTGTTGAAATTCATCGTTGTCGCAAAGGCTTACTGCATACTAAAAGTGTGTTGGTCGACGATGAGATTGCGTTGATTGGTACCTTAAATCTGGATAAGCGCAGTTTATGGCTTAATTTTGAAGTCACACTCTTGGTGGATGATTACTCATTTGCGACTATGCTGAGAGAGCTACAACAAGGCTATCTGCATGAAGCAAAACAAATGGCGTTAGCTGATTGGCGTGATCGACCTTGGATACAACGAATGCT of the uncultured Tolumonas sp. genome contains:
- the purL gene encoding phosphoribosylformylglycinamidine synthase, with translation MEILRGAPALSEFRISKLKDAFAEKSLPVHDVYAEYMHFADVSAPLSEAERVILEKLLRYGPTIAEHTPTGLLVLVTPRPGTISPWSSKATNIAHNCSLKQINRLERGIAYYITADALTAEQQQTIVALLHDRMMESVFAKLDDAAALFAHHEPRALTAVDVLTGGREALVKANVQLGLALADDEIDYLLESFQKLGRNPNDIELYMFAQANSEHCRHKIFNADWTIDGQKQAKSLFKMIKNTNEKHSDYVLSAYKDNAAVMEGSEAGRFFPSPETGEYQYHQEPIHILMKVETHNHPTAISPFPGAATGSGGEIRDEGATGRGSKPKAGLSGFTVSNLQIPGHHQPWETNFGKPNRIVSALDIMIDGPLGSAAFNNEFGRPNILGYFRTYEEKVPSHNGDEIRGYHKPIMLAGGLGNIRGEHVQKGEISVGAKLVVLGGPAMNIGLGGGAASSMTSGQSAEDLDFASVQRENPEMERRCQEVIDRCWQMGEHNPILFIHDVGAGGLSNAMPELVNDGGRGGNFSLRAIPNDEPGMTPLEIWCNESQERYVLAVAADQLPLFEELCRRERAQYAVIGEATEAQHLTLNDSHFDNKPIDMPLDVLLGKAPKMHREVSTLSAKGKPLDLSGVTVKDAAERIMRLPTVAEKTFLITIGDRTVTGLVARDQMVGPWQIPVADCGVTAASYDTYAGEAMSMGERSPIALLDHAASARMSVAESLTNIAATQIGDLKRVKLSANWMAAAGHPGEDAGLYAAVKAVGEELCPELELTIPVGKDSMSMKTRWQQDDEQKEVIAPLSLIITAFARVDDVRNTVTPQLRTDKGETDLILIDLGSGKNRLGASCLAQVYKQLGDKAPDVDCPAQLKGFFNAMQALVADRKLLAYHDRSDGGLFVTLAEMAFAGKTGISVQLDQLASDDLSVLFNEELGAVIQVARADKEEILTILAGHGLAANTFVIGTLNQKDTLCFTRNDQVVLSEPRVHFRKIWAETTHLMQRMRDNPACADSEHQAKLDVNDPGLNVKLSFDLNQDVAAPYIAKRAAPKVAILREQGVNSQSEMAAAFDRAGFSAIDVHMSDILEGRLDLAEFQGLAACGGFSYGDVLGAGEGWAKSVLFNSRARDAFQSFFHRNDTFALGICNGCQMMSNLHDLIPGADLWPRFVRNESERFEARFSLVEVQPSPSIFFQGMAGSRMPIAVSHGEGRVELRDVDHLSALQNSGTVAVKFVDHYGVATERYPLNPNGSPAGITGLTTTDGRVTIMMPHPERVMRTVANSWHPDDWAENSPWLRMFRNARVFIG
- a CDS encoding NlpC/P60 family protein, whose translation is MSSPHHPLPCFALFWLMLSALLLVGCQSQISESPHYASGLSDPAYARSALYEQYQEWQGVPYRTGGESRRGIDCSAFMQLTFREQFAMQLPRDTDSQAHIGRAVSSRQLRPGDLVFFNIGHSTRHVGVMVDKNKFLHASSSKGVMISDLNQPYWQRYYWQARRLSQ
- a CDS encoding DUF1439 domain-containing protein, whose product is MLHALLLTLSLSGQTAGPIDITEQELTQYVNQKAKYQQQYGLPGLFDVDVNIDSMQVRLGRQKANMAQVLSNGRFTLTLPGQPSVDGTISADFEAKPRYHLQTGAIYLDNFTLTSYQIKPAEVQQQFAPLVGYLVQGLQSRLQQQPAYVLNTKDKEQRWLKQHVTRFELLPGKLRLHTDKTGSTE
- the cls gene encoding cardiolipin synthase produces the protein MRPQMTLLDVLYNLFGFLVFGFYTLLVVGIVVRVIMKRRPIGVSLAWLALILAIPVLGVSAYLILGEVRLGRRRAQLAQAMYRPYVAWLQHLVAGFPHQPVKPSFKANPLVALIQSRLGMPLLGGNHLTLLSEPETILDNLITDVQQAKIFCYLEFYIWQAGGRVDAIAEALMQAAKRGVDCRVLLDSVGSADFFATDWPLRLRSAGILLVEVLPAKAWRMPFHRQDLRMHRKLMIVDDRVAYTGSMNLIDPELFKRGRGVGQWIDVMVRVQGPVVPVMWSLFVRDWEMETGERLLDSRQHEPESWSDREHHVQLVPSGPFTGGDCVQQILLQAIYQAERSLVLTTPYFVPDDPLVAALQSAADRGVSVQLIIPERNDSRMVNFACNAFLEELLASGVEIHRCRKGLLHTKSVLVDDEIALIGTLNLDKRSLWLNFEVTLLVDDYSFATMLRELQQGYLHEAKQMALADWRDRPWIQRMLENVFYLFSPLL